In Methanothermococcus thermolithotrophicus DSM 2095, one DNA window encodes the following:
- the moaC gene encoding cyclic pyranopterin monophosphate synthase MoaC: protein MLTHVDEKGVKMVDVSKKDDVERTCVAKGCIKLKPSTIEAIEKKKVIKGDVLTTAQIAGIMAVKKTSELIPMCHPLPITSVNVDFEIFEDKIGVEVKVKTTYKTGIEMEALTGVSVALLTILDMVKAIEKDENGQYPETEIFGIKVLEKIKGEAVPKQ, encoded by the coding sequence ATGCTAACTCATGTAGATGAAAAAGGAGTAAAAATGGTAGATGTTTCTAAAAAAGATGATGTAGAGAGAACCTGCGTTGCAAAGGGATGTATAAAACTAAAACCATCAACAATAGAAGCTATTGAAAAGAAAAAAGTTATAAAGGGAGATGTTCTAACTACTGCCCAAATTGCAGGTATAATGGCCGTGAAAAAGACTTCAGAATTAATTCCAATGTGCCATCCCCTACCAATAACTTCGGTAAATGTTGATTTTGAAATATTTGAGGATAAAATTGGTGTAGAGGTTAAGGTAAAAACCACATACAAAACAGGAATAGAAATGGAGGCCTTAACAGGCGTAAGTGTGGCACTTTTAACTATTTTGGATATGGTTAAAGCTATTGAAAAAGACGAAAATGGACAGTATCCAGAAACTGAGATATTTGGAATAAAGGTTTTAGAAAAAATAAAGGGTGAAGCTGTCCCAAAGCAATAA
- the cyaB gene encoding class IV adenylate cyclase codes for MIEVEVKARLNEDEINELISKLLDMGFKRIEKKEEVDVYFNGIDRDFSVTDEALRVRKSLKMDTGQVKFYVTYKGPKLDNVSKTREEIEVTVDNGAAIHKIFEKLGFKPVKPIKKLREIYSKDDIEVSIDCVDDVGSYVEFEKTVMDVSKKEDALQSLLDLMKSLNISNDKLERKSYLELRRGN; via the coding sequence ATGATTGAAGTTGAAGTAAAAGCCCGTTTAAATGAAGATGAAATTAATGAGTTAATTTCTAAATTGTTAGATATGGGATTTAAAAGAATAGAAAAAAAAGAGGAAGTAGATGTATACTTTAATGGAATAGATAGGGACTTTTCAGTAACTGATGAAGCCCTTAGAGTTAGAAAGTCCCTAAAAATGGATACTGGACAGGTTAAATTTTATGTAACTTACAAAGGTCCAAAACTAGATAATGTATCAAAAACAAGAGAAGAAATAGAAGTTACCGTTGATAATGGGGCGGCTATTCACAAGATATTTGAAAAATTAGGATTTAAACCAGTAAAGCCCATAAAAAAACTTAGGGAGATATATAGTAAAGATGATATTGAAGTCTCTATTGATTGTGTGGATGACGTTGGGTCTTATGTTGAATTTGAAAAAACTGTTATGGATGTATCTAAAAAAGAAGATGCCCTACAAAGTCTCCTGGATTTAATGAAAAGTTTAAATATTAGTAACGACAAACTAGAAAGGAAGTCTTACTTAGAGTTGAGAAGAGGGAACTAA
- a CDS encoding S16 family serine protease has protein sequence MKLKSIIAIILLTMISSSFAVETNEMSGELQKLDGNSCDSFLPAGNCISIVAPAVAQTDYGYVGVPVNIEVTVSKGNGHVYMDTMPLTDLDMQGSARIAAKVAFDICGKNQKDYDVHYVIRSDVPIIGGPSAGATLSVATIAALNNWSINKNVMMTGMISPDGSIGPVGGIIEKMEAAKGENAEYFLIPSGERYINTSNGRIDAVEYGNRLGIKVIEVKSIYDAIYYFTNYKVSEYEYPPNPLVEEEYSKMMEKLSKQVLEKSKNKYTTVKQKLETNYMNYELRQALENQLKNAENTMMDSNQLYLNKYYYASTSKSFNALITLETIDATLKYHDGGDVKEYLLDIQKGLEYKKEYINSHKISKGNIEYIIASKSRIYESEELLDEAWKNYYTGKTQSAIEYGAYAKLRGESAVWWLNLGDNSSLDSNTQEKQENLKTSNNVIDESELKFLAQEYLDNSEIVVIYSSMVLPSTLTVDATKSLEDAKKYYNKKEYLLAISKSIDANVYATTSLDFMGDTDYLKNLARKKINMVENYGLNKNDNDIKYIPVSALGYYEYADSLDDKVSKILYYKYSIAYAQMNIDILKQFGSSSQISTIEKTEVQKFQGDGLKDGQNDQMGHNATKSFEVNKLGIILNISYLIIGLICGVVVGYTYRSRISKNNK, from the coding sequence ATGAAACTCAAATCAATTATTGCAATTATTCTTTTAACCATGATTTCAAGTAGTTTTGCAGTTGAAACGAACGAAATGAGTGGAGAACTACAGAAGCTAGATGGAAACAGTTGTGACAGTTTTTTACCTGCTGGAAACTGCATTTCAATAGTGGCTCCAGCCGTAGCTCAGACAGATTATGGATACGTTGGAGTTCCAGTAAATATTGAGGTTACAGTTTCCAAAGGCAATGGACACGTTTATATGGATACAATGCCTTTAACAGATTTGGATATGCAAGGTTCGGCAAGAATAGCTGCAAAGGTTGCCTTTGACATATGTGGAAAGAATCAGAAGGATTATGATGTTCACTATGTCATAAGATCGGATGTGCCCATAATAGGAGGACCATCTGCAGGAGCTACTTTGAGTGTAGCCACAATTGCAGCATTAAACAACTGGAGCATTAACAAAAATGTTATGATGACTGGTATGATTAGTCCAGATGGAAGTATAGGACCAGTTGGCGGAATAATTGAAAAAATGGAAGCTGCTAAAGGCGAAAATGCCGAGTACTTTTTAATACCTAGTGGTGAAAGATACATAAATACCAGTAATGGAAGAATAGATGCCGTTGAGTATGGAAATAGATTGGGAATTAAGGTAATAGAGGTAAAGAGTATTTACGATGCCATATACTACTTTACAAATTACAAAGTATCAGAATATGAGTATCCACCTAACCCATTAGTTGAAGAAGAGTATTCAAAAATGATGGAAAAGTTATCGAAGCAAGTACTTGAAAAATCTAAAAATAAGTACACTACAGTTAAACAAAAACTTGAAACTAACTATATGAATTATGAACTAAGGCAGGCATTGGAGAATCAGCTGAAAAATGCTGAAAACACGATGATGGATTCAAATCAGCTTTATCTAAATAAATATTATTATGCATCAACTTCAAAGAGCTTTAATGCCTTGATTACACTTGAAACAATAGATGCTACATTAAAGTACCATGACGGTGGGGATGTTAAAGAGTACCTACTGGACATTCAAAAAGGCCTTGAGTATAAAAAGGAATATATAAACAGTCATAAAATATCAAAAGGGAATATTGAATATATTATAGCATCTAAAAGTAGGATCTACGAAAGTGAAGAACTACTTGATGAGGCCTGGAAAAATTATTATACTGGCAAAACACAGTCTGCAATAGAATATGGTGCTTATGCAAAATTAAGGGGAGAAAGTGCCGTATGGTGGCTAAATTTAGGTGATAATTCAAGCCTGGATTCGAATACTCAAGAAAAACAGGAAAATCTAAAAACTTCAAATAATGTGATAGATGAAAGTGAATTGAAGTTTTTGGCACAGGAATACTTAGATAACTCTGAAATTGTGGTAATATATTCCTCAATGGTTTTGCCATCTACGCTGACGGTGGATGCCACTAAAAGTTTAGAGGATGCTAAAAAATACTACAATAAAAAAGAATACTTACTAGCAATCTCAAAAAGTATTGATGCCAATGTATATGCAACAACGTCACTTGATTTCATGGGAGACACCGATTATTTAAAAAACCTCGCAAGAAAAAAAATAAATATGGTTGAGAATTACGGCTTAAACAAGAACGATAACGATATTAAATATATTCCAGTATCTGCTTTAGGTTACTACGAATACGCCGATAGCCTCGATGATAAAGTTTCAAAAATTCTGTACTATAAATACTCAATAGCTTACGCCCAAATGAATATTGATATTTTAAAGCAGTTTGGCAGTAGTAGCCAAATTAGCACCATAGAAAAAACCGAAGTCCAAAAATTTCAGGGGGACGGTCTTAAAGATGGTCAAAACGACCAAATGGGGCATAATGCCACAAAATCATTTGAAGTCAATAAATTGGGCATAATATTGAATATTTCATACTTGATTATAGGTTTGATATGTGGTGTAGTTGTAGGTTATACTTACAGATCTAGAATATCAAAAAATAATAAATAA
- a CDS encoding 2-isopropylmalate synthase, whose translation MEPYIQSNEIIKKAMESFKLPKYVTVFDTTLRDGEQTPGVSLTPDEKLEIAINLNKIGVDVIEAGFPVSSAGEQEAIKKITSLGMDSEICGLARAVKKDIDVAVDCGVDSIHTFIATSPLHRKYKLKMDKEEIINRAVEAVEYIKDHGLKVEFSAEDATRTELDYLVEVYKNVVDAGADRINVPDTVGVMVPNAMYYLIKELKKEIKVPISVHCHNDFGLAVANSVAAVEGGAEQIHCTVNGLGERAGNAALEEAIMTLKMVYGIENRIKTEKLTELSNLVSKLTGIKTQPNKAIVGENSFAHESGIHAHGVLAHALTYEPIAPEIVGQKRKIILGKHTGAHAIKAKLKELGIEVGEKVSEEQFAEIVARIKALGDKGKMITDMDVVAIVEDVTKRTLKSERIVDLEQIAVMTGNKVIPTASVVLKIRNEIHMTSEIGVGPVDAALKAICSIIGEKIKLKEYHINAITGGTDALAEVVVKLEGYGKEVTAKAANEDIVRASVEAVIDGINKIVE comes from the coding sequence ATGGAACCTTACATTCAATCAAATGAGATAATAAAAAAAGCTATGGAATCATTTAAACTCCCCAAGTATGTAACTGTCTTTGATACAACGCTAAGGGATGGAGAACAAACACCTGGTGTATCCCTAACTCCAGACGAAAAACTTGAAATTGCAATCAACCTAAACAAAATCGGTGTTGATGTTATAGAGGCAGGTTTTCCAGTTTCTTCAGCAGGTGAACAGGAAGCTATTAAAAAAATAACATCATTAGGTATGGATTCTGAAATTTGCGGTCTTGCAAGAGCTGTTAAAAAAGATATCGACGTTGCAGTTGACTGCGGTGTTGATAGTATCCATACCTTTATCGCCACGTCACCATTACATAGGAAATACAAATTAAAGATGGATAAGGAAGAAATTATAAACAGAGCAGTTGAAGCTGTGGAATATATAAAAGACCACGGTCTTAAGGTGGAATTTTCTGCCGAAGATGCCACAAGAACTGAGCTCGACTATTTAGTTGAAGTTTATAAAAACGTAGTTGATGCAGGGGCAGATAGAATAAACGTCCCAGATACAGTTGGGGTAATGGTGCCAAATGCAATGTACTACTTGATTAAAGAATTAAAAAAGGAAATAAAAGTTCCAATATCTGTTCACTGTCATAACGACTTTGGTCTTGCAGTTGCAAACTCAGTTGCTGCAGTTGAAGGAGGAGCTGAACAGATACACTGTACTGTAAATGGATTAGGGGAGAGAGCAGGAAATGCAGCTCTTGAAGAAGCTATAATGACTCTTAAAATGGTTTACGGCATAGAGAACAGAATAAAAACAGAAAAGTTAACTGAGCTCTCAAATTTAGTCTCAAAATTAACAGGCATAAAAACTCAGCCAAATAAGGCCATTGTTGGGGAAAACTCATTTGCACATGAAAGTGGTATTCACGCCCATGGAGTACTTGCCCATGCCCTCACTTACGAACCAATAGCTCCTGAAATTGTAGGTCAGAAGAGAAAGATAATTCTTGGAAAACACACAGGAGCTCATGCTATAAAAGCTAAGTTAAAGGAGCTCGGTATTGAAGTTGGCGAAAAGGTATCTGAAGAGCAATTCGCGGAAATTGTTGCTAGAATAAAAGCCCTTGGAGACAAAGGTAAGATGATAACTGACATGGATGTTGTGGCTATTGTTGAAGATGTAACAAAAAGAACATTAAAATCAGAGAGAATAGTGGATTTAGAGCAAATAGCAGTAATGACTGGAAATAAAGTTATACCTACTGCCAGTGTAGTTTTAAAAATAAGAAACGAAATACATATGACATCTGAAATAGGTGTTGGACCAGTAGATGCGGCATTGAAAGCTATTTGTTCAATAATTGGAGAAAAAATAAAATTAAAAGAGTACCACATAAACGCTATAACTGGTGGAACTGATGCCTTAGCAGAGGTTGTCGTTAAATTGGAAGGATACGGTAAAGAAGTAACCGCAAAAGCAGCTAATGAGGATATAGTAAGAGCTTCTGTTGAAGCTGTAATTGATGGAATAAATAAAATAGTGGAGTAA
- a CDS encoding DUF86 domain-containing protein, with product MSERNIKAFLYDIIDHMEKAEKFVKGMEFEEFVKHEITIFATIRALEVIGEATKNIPDEIRVKYSDIPWRGMAGMRDKLIHFYFGIDYELVWKVVKNDIPQTRPKIEKILKELSNE from the coding sequence ATGTCTGAAAGAAATATAAAGGCGTTTTTATACGACATAATAGACCATATGGAAAAGGCAGAAAAATTTGTAAAGGGTATGGAATTTGAGGAGTTTGTTAAACATGAGATTACCATATTTGCAACAATAAGAGCATTAGAAGTAATTGGGGAGGCTACTAAAAACATACCTGATGAAATAAGGGTTAAATACAGCGATATACCATGGCGTGGTATGGCCGGTATGAGGGATAAACTTATACATTTTTATTTTGGGATAGATTATGAACTCGTTTGGAAAGTAGTTAAAAACGATATTCCTCAAACAAGACCAAAAATAGAAAAAATTTTAAAAGAACTTAGCAATGAATAA
- a CDS encoding DUF262 domain-containing protein, whose product MKIETNEANINKLFGDNFWFAVPEYQRPYSWQKDNVNELLDDLWNAYEEYCENDDEDKYFLGSLVLCKRSEEENSIKYTVYDIIDGQQRLTTLMLLMAVLRDTTDNENAKRRLNMLIYQEEDEFGNIPEKTKIEYKIRKDVEKEFIKKYILPENGTKNDEINNLTKEKNISISNMANAIIRMHDFFKDNKKQQQIDKFIRFLLNDIVFITVSTGNLADAFRLFSVLNNRGIPLTNADILKANNIGKIGNEKEREEYAKIWEDMENYFADENSFDRFLSFIRAIFLKEKARKSLYEEFNKIYEKRMLEKGEKTIVLLKEYNDIYDKLIELNNFKIENDYKNLITIMKIGLKSYEWIPPLLYFWHRFRNEKGENETMLKNNLVEFLKKLEYKFSSDWILGYTPTQRIENMNKILKRIYKCESSNEVLNDVEIFKVDNEKLKEALNEDIYKKKYAKFVLLKYAYLNMEHMVHLSNIKNISIEHILPQKPKKGSRWMTNFSEEEREYWTNKLANLVLISGKKNSLLRNLNFKEKIEKLRKLQEKRGFGIFDFMYDEVKIYENWTPETLEKRQTEVINKLTYNL is encoded by the coding sequence ATGAAAATTGAAACTAACGAAGCAAATATAAATAAATTATTTGGCGATAATTTTTGGTTTGCAGTTCCGGAATATCAAAGACCCTATTCATGGCAAAAAGATAATGTAAACGAGTTGTTAGATGATTTATGGAATGCTTATGAAGAATATTGTGAAAATGATGACGAAGATAAATATTTTTTAGGTTCATTAGTATTGTGTAAAAGAAGTGAAGAAGAAAACAGCATAAAATACACCGTTTATGACATAATAGATGGTCAGCAAAGATTAACAACACTTATGTTATTAATGGCAGTTTTAAGAGATACAACCGACAATGAAAATGCTAAAAGAAGATTGAACATGTTAATTTACCAGGAAGAAGATGAGTTTGGGAATATACCTGAAAAAACAAAAATAGAATATAAAATAAGAAAGGATGTTGAGAAAGAATTTATAAAAAAATACATTCTACCAGAAAATGGGACAAAAAATGATGAGATAAATAATTTAACAAAAGAAAAAAATATTTCCATATCAAATATGGCAAATGCAATAATAAGAATGCATGACTTTTTCAAAGATAATAAAAAACAGCAGCAAATAGATAAATTTATTAGGTTTTTATTAAACGATATAGTTTTTATCACCGTTTCAACAGGAAATTTAGCAGATGCTTTTAGGTTGTTTTCAGTATTGAATAATAGAGGGATTCCTTTAACTAATGCAGATATATTAAAGGCAAATAATATTGGGAAAATAGGTAATGAAAAAGAAAGGGAAGAGTATGCAAAAATCTGGGAGGATATGGAGAATTATTTTGCAGATGAAAACAGTTTTGATAGATTTTTATCATTTATCAGGGCAATATTTCTAAAAGAAAAAGCCAGAAAAAGCTTGTATGAGGAATTTAATAAGATATATGAAAAAAGAATGTTGGAAAAGGGAGAAAAAACCATAGTTTTATTAAAAGAATATAATGACATATATGATAAACTTATTGAATTAAATAATTTTAAGATAGAAAATGATTATAAAAATTTGATAACAATAATGAAAATAGGTCTTAAATCATATGAGTGGATACCTCCTTTACTGTATTTCTGGCATAGATTTAGAAATGAAAAAGGAGAAAACGAAACGATGTTGAAAAATAACCTTGTAGAATTTCTTAAAAAATTAGAATATAAATTTTCAAGCGATTGGATTTTAGGATATACCCCAACTCAAAGAATAGAGAATATGAACAAAATTTTAAAGAGAATATACAAATGTGAGAGCTCTAATGAAGTTTTAAATGACGTGGAAATATTTAAAGTAGATAACGAAAAACTAAAAGAAGCATTAAATGAAGACATATATAAAAAGAAATATGCAAAATTTGTATTATTAAAATATGCTTATTTAAATATGGAACATATGGTGCATTTGTCAAATATCAAGAATATATCAATAGAACATATCTTACCTCAAAAACCAAAAAAAGGTAGTCGATGGATGACTAATTTTTCAGAAGAAGAAAGAGAATACTGGACGAATAAATTGGCAAATTTAGTATTAATTAGCGGAAAAAAGAATTCATTACTTAGAAATTTGAATTTTAAAGAAAAAATAGAAAAATTAAGAAAATTACAGGAAAAAAGAGGGTTCGGAATTTTTGATTTTATGTATGATGAAGTGAAAATATATGAAAATTGGACACCAGAAACATTGGAAAAACGTCAAACTGAGGTAATAAATAAATTAACATACAATCTTTAA
- a CDS encoding Rrf2 family transcriptional regulator: MKLEGTTGKIMMLLKTYSTTKEIAEQLNTHPKNIDRCIRVLRDLGLVETKKGKYGGVFLTKEGRYLIDKKNISLITTKVQIVAKDRIGLLADISSKVSEINGNILSTTLEREMDKVIIWLVVENVEFDELKEKLKHIVEKMVML; this comes from the coding sequence ATGAAACTTGAAGGCACTACTGGAAAAATCATGATGCTATTAAAGACCTATTCAACTACAAAAGAAATAGCAGAGCAATTAAATACTCATCCAAAAAATATAGACCGGTGCATAAGGGTTCTAAGAGATTTAGGACTTGTAGAAACTAAGAAAGGAAAATATGGTGGGGTATTTTTAACAAAAGAAGGTAGGTACCTAATTGACAAAAAGAATATAAGCCTGATAACCACTAAAGTTCAGATAGTGGCAAAAGATCGAATTGGTCTCTTGGCAGATATATCTTCAAAAGTGTCTGAGATAAATGGCAATATATTATCCACTACACTCGAAAGGGAAATGGATAAAGTAATAATATGGCTTGTTGTTGAAAATGTTGAATTTGATGAATTAAAAGAAAAATTGAAGCATATTGTAGAAAAAATGGTGATGTTATGA
- a CDS encoding DEAD/DEAH box helicase family protein, giving the protein MPQNERIPTLYQEYVENIPDHILPPEWTIQNLDKFSKNKSLFKYQIEALTNILKLLYDYYSMTVPYSKNETEETNLNRKQEFYNKIERMNERWIKPLEITNKKNKPLFDKLKEFYQIEEKRNYEKIHFYNFINRASFWMATGSGKTIVIIKLVEILNSLINSNQIPDNDIVILTQRDDLIEQIKEHIEEYNSNNSKKIKVWDLKKYEEVKSGRESVNKNDINIFIYRSDLVGDEETVSKKEAGKRIDYETIENDGKWYLILDEAHKGDKSDSKRQMYYSIMSRNGFLFNFSASFTDDWDILTTVYNFNLPEFITKGYGKQIFISTQDLSAFGRDKKDFDNEEKKKIVLKTLILLTYLKKIKESIDDKTRDLGLQTYHNPMLISLVNSVNTKESDLEMFFKVLEDIAKGELSNEIILNAKDELRNEFITNPKYYIGNGTIHMDIEELSNINLNDVLKYIFNASSKGSIEVIKLPQNKEELIFKLKTSDKPFALIKIGDISTWLRDKLTHYDIIESYDSESYFENLNKNDNINILMGSRAFYEGWDSNRPNIMIFINIGKGDAKKYVIQSIGRGVRIEPVKGKRKRLNKLYHEDETIERIYESLDNKLICPIETLFVYGTNKKNIEAVLEGMKSEKKTLGETIELMKNNGKIEHIGGEIELLVPVYKDTSKKYNINELPKFEGNKELLQKYIEWLSDDRLLYALLSEYNDDIDANTIARLKEYIKNGEFEENNNSSSGRHILYQLNGLIKHINIVPKEFDKFESVHDRIVHFNRINVFLDDDEVEELKKCIEDVKGYGNIDRAKEKYKEELRSGIIDVDQYTKKIERLTDTVKKEKQFKDLKIKYIAEHYYVPVIIAENEKNNYINHIVKVESERKFIEKLEEYLKKGGEFFKHFDWWMFSKIDEHLDDVGIPYYYAKYNKIREYKPDFIFWLKKGNDYYILFIDPKGFEHSDYNWKIRGYKDIFENKNGGIRTFRYKDYNVKIYLALYTVDRNKVPPACRKYWIDDFDRLMNDWDII; this is encoded by the coding sequence ATGCCGCAAAATGAGAGAATTCCAACACTTTATCAAGAGTATGTGGAAAACATACCTGACCACATACTTCCACCTGAGTGGACCATTCAAAACCTGGATAAATTTTCGAAAAATAAATCATTGTTTAAATACCAGATAGAAGCACTCACAAATATTCTAAAATTATTATACGATTACTACAGCATGACCGTCCCATATTCAAAGAATGAAACTGAAGAAACAAATTTGAATAGAAAACAGGAGTTTTATAATAAAATAGAGCGAATGAATGAGAGATGGATTAAACCGCTGGAAATTACAAATAAAAAAAATAAACCTTTATTTGATAAATTAAAAGAATTCTACCAAATAGAGGAAAAAAGAAACTACGAAAAAATACACTTCTACAATTTTATAAATAGGGCGAGTTTCTGGATGGCAACAGGTAGTGGAAAAACCATAGTTATAATAAAATTAGTGGAGATTTTAAACAGCCTTATCAACTCAAATCAAATACCCGACAACGACATAGTTATCTTAACACAAAGGGATGATTTAATAGAACAGATAAAAGAACATATTGAAGAGTACAACAGCAACAACTCTAAGAAAATAAAAGTATGGGATTTAAAAAAATATGAGGAAGTGAAAAGCGGACGGGAATCAGTAAATAAAAATGACATAAACATATTTATTTACCGTTCAGACCTTGTGGGAGATGAAGAAACGGTTAGTAAGAAAGAAGCAGGGAAGAGGATTGACTATGAAACCATTGAAAATGATGGAAAATGGTATTTAATATTGGATGAAGCACATAAGGGGGATAAAAGCGATTCAAAGAGACAGATGTATTATTCCATAATGTCAAGGAATGGATTTTTATTTAATTTCTCTGCAAGTTTTACTGATGATTGGGACATATTAACAACCGTTTATAATTTTAATCTCCCTGAATTCATAACCAAAGGATACGGAAAGCAGATATTCATATCTACACAGGATTTATCGGCATTTGGTAGGGATAAAAAAGACTTCGATAATGAAGAAAAAAAGAAAATAGTTTTAAAAACCCTAATTCTCTTAACCTATCTCAAAAAAATTAAAGAATCAATAGACGACAAAACCAGAGATTTGGGATTGCAAACATACCACAATCCTATGTTAATATCGTTGGTGAATTCAGTTAATACAAAAGAATCAGATTTAGAAATGTTCTTCAAGGTATTGGAAGATATTGCAAAAGGAGAGCTATCCAATGAGATCATATTAAATGCAAAGGATGAATTACGGAATGAATTCATAACCAATCCAAAATACTACATAGGAAATGGAACTATACACATGGATATCGAGGAATTATCAAATATAAACCTTAACGATGTCTTAAAGTACATATTCAATGCATCGTCAAAGGGGAGTATCGAGGTTATAAAACTTCCACAGAATAAAGAGGAATTAATTTTCAAATTAAAAACATCTGATAAACCATTTGCATTAATAAAAATAGGGGACATATCCACCTGGTTAAGAGATAAACTAACTCACTACGATATAATAGAATCCTATGACAGTGAGAGTTATTTTGAAAATCTTAACAAAAATGATAATATAAACATCTTAATGGGATCAAGAGCATTTTATGAAGGATGGGACTCAAATAGGCCTAACATAATGATATTTATAAACATAGGCAAAGGGGATGCTAAAAAATATGTAATTCAATCCATAGGAAGAGGGGTGAGAATTGAGCCAGTTAAAGGAAAAAGAAAAAGATTGAATAAATTGTATCATGAAGATGAGACAATAGAAAGGATATACGAGAGCTTGGATAATAAACTAATATGCCCAATAGAAACCTTGTTCGTATATGGAACCAATAAAAAGAACATTGAGGCAGTTTTAGAAGGGATGAAATCTGAGAAAAAAACACTTGGAGAAACCATCGAGTTAATGAAAAATAATGGGAAAATTGAACATATTGGCGGAGAAATTGAATTGTTAGTTCCAGTTTATAAAGACACCTCCAAGAAATATAATATAAATGAACTACCGAAATTCGAAGGAAACAAGGAATTACTACAAAAATACATTGAATGGCTGTCAGACGATAGACTTCTTTATGCATTGTTATCTGAGTATAATGATGACATTGACGCCAATACAATAGCAAGGTTAAAAGAATATATTAAAAACGGAGAGTTTGAGGAAAATAATAATAGTAGTAGTGGTAGGCACATCCTATATCAGCTCAATGGATTAATTAAGCACATTAACATTGTTCCAAAAGAATTTGATAAATTTGAAAGTGTGCATGACAGGATTGTTCATTTCAATAGAATAAATGTATTTTTAGATGACGATGAGGTTGAGGAATTAAAGAAATGTATTGAGGATGTAAAGGGATATGGGAATATCGACAGAGCAAAAGAAAAATACAAAGAAGAGCTCAGGTCTGGTATAATAGATGTTGATCAATATACTAAAAAGATCGAAAGATTAACAGACACTGTTAAAAAAGAAAAACAGTTTAAAGATTTGAAAATCAAATATATAGCAGAGCATTATTATGTTCCAGTGATTATAGCAGAGAATGAAAAAAATAACTATATAAACCATATTGTAAAGGTCGAAAGTGAAAGAAAATTTATTGAAAAATTAGAGGAGTATTTAAAAAAAGGAGGAGAATTTTTCAAACATTTTGATTGGTGGATGTTCAGCAAGATTGATGAACATTTAGACGATGTAGGTATTCCTTATTATTATGCAAAATACAACAAAATAAGGGAGTACAAACCAGATTTTATATTCTGGCTAAAAAAAGGAAATGATTATTATATTTTGTTCATAGATCCAAAAGGATTTGAACATTCCGACTACAATTGGAAAATCAGAGGATATAAAGATATTTTTGAAAATAAAAATGGAGGTATTAGAACATTTCGCTACAAAGATTATAATGTGAAGATCTATCTTGCATTATATACTGTCGATAGAAATAAAGTCCCTCCAGCATGTAGAAAATATTGGATAGATGATTTCGATAGATTAATGAACGATTGGGACATCATATAA
- a CDS encoding nucleotidyltransferase family protein → MKTLNEVKKILLEHKKELKEKYKVKKMGIFGSYARGEQTEKSDIDIMVEFYETPSLIEFIEMEYYLSDLLGIKVDLITKNSIKNPYLKESIEEDLLYV, encoded by the coding sequence ATGAAGACTTTAAATGAAGTTAAAAAGATACTTTTAGAACATAAAAAAGAACTAAAAGAAAAATACAAAGTAAAAAAAATGGGCATTTTTGGTTCTTATGCGAGAGGGGAACAAACTGAAAAAAGCGATATTGATATAATGGTAGAATTTTATGAAACACCAAGTTTAATAGAATTCATTGAAATGGAGTATTACTTATCTGATTTGTTAGGTATTAAAGTAGATTTAATCACAAAAAATTCAATAAAGAATCCTTATTTAAAAGAATCCATTGAGGAGGATTTATTATATGTCTGA